A section of the Pseudomonas tritici genome encodes:
- the yghU gene encoding glutathione-dependent disulfide-bond oxidoreductase, which translates to MTDYVPPKVWTWDTENGGTFASINRPIAGATHDQQLPVGEHPLQVYSLATPNGQKVTILLEELLALGHSGAEYDAWLIKIGDGDQFGSGFVGVNPNSKIPALLDRSGATPIRVFESGAILQYLAEKFGAFFPTEPAARAECLSWLFWQMGSAPYLGGGFGHFYAYAPSKMEYAINRFAMETKRQLDVLDQRLAVSEYIAGDEYTIADIAIWPWYGGLVKGRLYGAAEFLAVHEYTHVLRWADAIEARPAVQRGRRVNRVSGEPAEQLAERHSASDLD; encoded by the coding sequence ATGACCGATTACGTACCCCCGAAAGTCTGGACCTGGGACACCGAAAATGGCGGCACCTTCGCCAGCATCAACCGACCCATCGCCGGCGCGACCCATGATCAGCAACTGCCGGTGGGAGAGCACCCGCTGCAGGTGTACTCCCTGGCCACGCCTAACGGTCAGAAGGTCACCATCCTGCTCGAAGAATTACTGGCCCTGGGGCACAGCGGGGCAGAATACGATGCCTGGCTGATCAAGATCGGCGACGGCGACCAGTTCGGCAGCGGCTTTGTCGGGGTCAATCCCAACTCCAAGATCCCGGCATTGCTGGACCGCAGCGGCGCCACGCCGATTCGTGTGTTTGAATCTGGTGCGATTTTGCAGTACCTGGCAGAAAAGTTCGGCGCATTCTTCCCGACTGAGCCTGCGGCGCGTGCGGAATGCTTGTCGTGGTTGTTCTGGCAGATGGGCAGTGCGCCTTACCTGGGCGGTGGTTTCGGGCATTTCTATGCGTACGCGCCAAGCAAAATGGAGTACGCGATCAATCGGTTTGCCATGGAGACCAAGCGACAGCTGGATGTATTGGATCAGCGCCTGGCGGTGAGTGAATACATTGCCGGGGATGAGTACACCATCGCCGATATCGCGATCTGGCCTTGGTATGGCGGGTTGGTAAAAGGCCGTTTGTATGGCGCGGCGGAGTTTTTGGCGGTGCATGAGTACACGCATGTGTTGCGCTGGGCGGATGCGATTGAAGCGCGGCCGGCGGTGCAGCGGGGGCGTAGGGTGAACCGGGTATCCGGCGAGCCTGCGGAGCAGTTGGCCGAGCGCCACTCTGCAAGCGACCTGGATTAA